One region of Chitinophaga varians genomic DNA includes:
- a CDS encoding AraC family transcriptional regulator: MKPILIKVGAFADNQITIIERCDPYFNTPFHFHPECELVFVTESHGKRIVGDSIESFEEGDMVFLGPHIPHVWYNEEEYYKGDENLKARSVVIYFPKDIFGEKFYGLPETKALSELFHRAQRGMKIIGPTYDKLKPEILSLPKKEGLDRIISLLNILKTLSETRDCYYLASTGYSHAYNVKDNHKIDEVFKYVMNNFSKEISLQDVASITNLSPQSFCRFFKNRTKKSFVQFLNEVRIGHACKRLTEEDWSIAEIAYSCGFKNLSNFNRFFKEIVGKTPKEYKNELRLKEA, encoded by the coding sequence ATGAAACCCATTCTTATTAAAGTTGGGGCTTTTGCCGATAATCAGATCACCATCATAGAGCGATGTGATCCGTATTTTAACACGCCTTTTCACTTCCACCCGGAATGTGAGCTGGTGTTTGTTACGGAGAGCCACGGGAAGAGGATTGTCGGGGACAGCATCGAGAGCTTTGAAGAGGGCGACATGGTGTTTCTGGGGCCGCATATCCCCCACGTATGGTATAATGAAGAGGAGTACTATAAGGGTGACGAAAATCTGAAAGCCCGTTCTGTCGTGATCTATTTTCCAAAAGACATTTTTGGAGAGAAGTTCTACGGTTTACCGGAAACCAAGGCCCTGAGCGAGCTTTTCCATCGCGCGCAGCGCGGAATGAAAATCATAGGGCCCACCTACGACAAACTGAAGCCGGAGATCCTCTCCCTGCCTAAAAAAGAGGGGCTGGACCGGATCATATCCCTGCTCAACATCCTGAAGACGCTGTCAGAAACGCGCGATTGTTATTATCTGGCCAGCACCGGGTATTCCCATGCCTACAATGTGAAGGACAACCATAAAATAGACGAGGTATTCAAATACGTGATGAACAATTTCTCCAAGGAAATCTCATTGCAGGACGTAGCCAGTATCACCAACCTCTCACCGCAGTCATTCTGCCGTTTCTTTAAGAACCGCACCAAAAAATCTTTTGTACAGTTCCTCAACGAAGTACGTATTGGCCATGCCTGTAAGCGCCTGACAGAAGAGGACTGGTCTATTGCAGAAATCGCTTATTCCTGTGGCTTTAAGAACCTGTCTAATTTTAACCGGTTTTTTAAAGAGATCGTAGGAAAAACGCCAAAGGAATATAAGAATGAATTGAGGCTGAAGGAAGCCTGA
- a CDS encoding LacI family DNA-binding transcriptional regulator, with amino-acid sequence MKGISIKDIAKQAGVSPTTVSFVLNGKAKEKRISEQVSKKIQKIASRLKYKPNQLARGLRTGKTKTIGLIVEDIANNFFASLAKVMEDEADKHGYKVLYGSTEDNTEKAKGLLEVLKYRQVDAYIVTPTKNLDKEIEQLKATSKPVVLMDRYFPHVSSHYVVVDNYQGAYNVTSHLAKQGYKKIAIVTITSDQIQMKDRLDGFTAALKDHHLPFNKSQVKKIPFDLEREAFNTEIKKFLTSIKGLDAVFFATNYLGIYGIESIRSLGWDIGPQIGVASFDDHDLFRLHSPSITCVAQPITEIGKNIVEVLMQELNHPSANPRQIVLEPSLIVRASSDPGKK; translated from the coding sequence ATGAAAGGAATCTCTATTAAAGATATTGCAAAACAGGCAGGGGTTTCTCCCACAACTGTCTCATTTGTGCTCAACGGCAAAGCGAAAGAAAAACGGATCAGCGAGCAGGTAAGCAAAAAAATCCAAAAGATAGCTTCCCGGCTGAAGTACAAACCAAATCAGCTGGCCCGTGGCCTCCGTACCGGAAAAACCAAAACCATTGGCCTTATCGTGGAGGACATCGCCAACAACTTCTTCGCCAGCCTGGCCAAAGTAATGGAGGATGAAGCCGATAAACACGGCTATAAAGTGCTCTATGGCAGTACGGAAGACAATACCGAAAAAGCAAAAGGACTCCTGGAAGTACTCAAGTACCGCCAGGTAGACGCCTATATCGTTACCCCCACCAAAAACCTGGACAAGGAAATAGAACAGCTGAAAGCCACTTCCAAACCGGTAGTGCTCATGGACCGCTATTTTCCACATGTAAGCTCCCACTATGTAGTAGTAGATAACTATCAGGGCGCCTACAACGTGACCAGCCACCTCGCTAAGCAAGGCTATAAAAAAATCGCGATCGTCACCATCACCTCTGATCAGATACAGATGAAAGACCGCCTCGATGGATTTACTGCCGCACTGAAAGATCATCATCTCCCTTTTAATAAAAGCCAGGTAAAAAAAATACCGTTTGATCTGGAACGCGAAGCCTTCAACACAGAAATCAAAAAATTCCTGACATCCATCAAAGGACTGGACGCAGTGTTCTTCGCCACCAACTATCTCGGTATCTACGGCATCGAAAGCATCCGCTCCCTCGGATGGGACATAGGGCCGCAAATAGGCGTGGCCAGCTTCGATGACCATGACCTCTTCCGCCTCCACAGCCCGTCTATTACCTGCGTGGCCCAACCTATCACCGAGATTGGAAAAAACATCGTGGAAGTACTCATGCAGGAACTCAACCATCCTTCTGCAAACCCACGCCAGATTGTGCTGGAACCTTCGCTGATCGTCAGGGCTTCTTCTGATCCCGGAAAAAAATAA
- a CDS encoding SusC/RagA family TonB-linked outer membrane protein — translation MRRSFLLTTLLFLCCCFAAWAQDKKAVTGTVKDEKGTPLPGVTVKEKGTANGAMSGADGTFKVQVGPDATLILSYIGFINQEVPVNGQTSLTVVLKEDNKNLNEVVVTAMGLKREQRKLGYAVTELKGADVAKTNSINPVSALQGKVAGLDISAAAGGPAAAPRIVLRGAKSLNGKDQPIFIVDGVIFENDESAADVNFGNVLKNLNPDDYESVTVLKGAAATALYGSRAINGAILITTKKGNARKGIGVTVSQTAQIEKVYRGAIDLQNGYGQGIDGSYDNTAGGYSFGPKMDGRMVQLANGMSVPFTPKPNNAKDLYQTGKYFNTNVAMEGGNDKGTFRLSYSHLDNNSVSPNNSFGRNTFAFRGSSQISKVLSADAGVTYATSKTLNPDRQGGDYTSYNIGRKWVYVFPRNYDPSIWSKPENYLGPNGGRANLSTNPGADYFYQQAYNSWTRKESLVTGNFSLTAVATDWLKFVGKANFSSEQSTDERKEVGTAAFFKGSDGFYSIAGVNKSQYTFTGMAIITPKLGKKFDGNLNLGAETWNSGIGKQYNNYSDGGLRIPFLYDITNSVNAPVVKNDPLLRKRINSLFFAASLAYNNELFLDVTGRNDWSSALTYPAGSKGNTTNSYFYPSVSAAWEFTQTLKEEMPSWISYGKLRASYAMVGGDLDPYQINTGYYTTGLFQGASSGKNLPLVNIFNSDILPNMALKPSISKSWELGANVRFFNNRLGFDFAWYRTNITNQIINLPTPIESGVTSRYINAGSMINRGIELSINGTPIQNKNFTWDVTLNGSRNKNKIVSLTPGVDQLQLNEDQGVKAIASVGGSYGNLVTDYGYTRDANGKPIITLGGSDFPYKFVRGNAVVGNIMPDFNLGLQNNFTYKNWSLGVLIQARIGGDFFSASHQYGTGRGTTANTMQGRDTEHGGITFTDASGVKRNDGMIPDAVFQKGTTISKDGQNVVLDGMTYQQAYEKGYVTPLTPFQYYGMIGDWGIGIREASVFDASYVALREVSLGYSLPTEMVQRWRLNSLRVSLVGRNLGYLFNNLPDHINPEAVRNNKTSAFSEYGAVPFVRNMGLTVQVGF, via the coding sequence ATGCGAAGATCATTTCTTCTCACCACGTTGCTTTTCTTATGCTGTTGCTTTGCTGCATGGGCGCAGGATAAAAAAGCTGTTACGGGAACCGTAAAAGATGAAAAAGGAACGCCTTTGCCGGGAGTTACGGTAAAGGAGAAAGGTACTGCCAATGGTGCCATGTCTGGCGCTGACGGTACCTTTAAAGTACAGGTAGGCCCTGACGCCACGCTGATACTCTCCTACATCGGTTTTATCAACCAGGAAGTACCGGTAAACGGACAAACCTCCCTGACCGTTGTTCTGAAAGAAGACAACAAAAACCTGAACGAAGTTGTGGTTACCGCGATGGGCTTGAAACGTGAACAACGTAAACTCGGTTATGCGGTAACAGAATTGAAAGGTGCAGATGTTGCCAAAACCAACTCCATCAACCCGGTATCTGCATTACAGGGTAAAGTGGCCGGCCTGGATATCTCCGCTGCTGCCGGCGGCCCTGCTGCTGCTCCGCGTATCGTGCTGCGCGGCGCTAAATCGCTGAACGGTAAAGACCAGCCTATCTTCATTGTGGACGGTGTGATCTTCGAAAACGATGAAAGTGCTGCTGACGTAAACTTCGGTAACGTACTGAAAAACCTCAACCCGGACGATTATGAGTCTGTTACCGTACTGAAAGGCGCTGCTGCAACAGCCCTCTACGGTTCCCGTGCTATCAACGGCGCCATCCTCATTACCACCAAAAAAGGTAATGCAAGAAAAGGCATAGGCGTTACCGTTAGCCAGACCGCTCAGATCGAAAAAGTATACCGCGGCGCTATTGACCTGCAAAACGGCTATGGTCAGGGTATTGACGGTTCTTACGATAACACTGCCGGCGGTTATAGCTTCGGTCCTAAAATGGACGGCAGAATGGTACAACTGGCCAACGGCATGAGCGTACCGTTCACTCCTAAACCCAACAACGCTAAAGATCTTTACCAGACTGGTAAATACTTTAATACCAACGTGGCCATGGAAGGTGGTAACGACAAAGGAACTTTCCGCCTGTCTTACTCCCACCTGGACAACAACAGTGTTTCTCCGAACAACAGCTTCGGCAGAAATACTTTCGCATTCCGTGGTTCCTCCCAGATATCCAAAGTGCTGAGCGCAGATGCGGGCGTAACTTACGCTACCTCCAAAACACTGAACCCCGACCGTCAGGGTGGTGACTACACCAGCTACAACATCGGCCGTAAATGGGTGTATGTGTTCCCGCGCAACTACGATCCTTCTATCTGGAGCAAACCGGAAAACTACCTCGGACCTAACGGCGGCCGTGCTAATCTGAGCACCAACCCGGGCGCTGACTATTTCTATCAGCAGGCTTATAACAGCTGGACCCGTAAAGAATCCCTGGTGACCGGTAACTTCTCCCTCACCGCGGTAGCTACCGACTGGCTGAAATTCGTTGGTAAAGCCAACTTCAGCAGTGAGCAGTCTACTGACGAACGTAAAGAAGTAGGTACCGCCGCATTCTTCAAAGGTTCTGATGGTTTCTATTCTATCGCAGGTGTGAACAAATCACAGTACACCTTCACCGGTATGGCGATCATCACCCCTAAGCTGGGCAAAAAATTCGATGGTAACCTGAACCTGGGCGCTGAAACATGGAACAGTGGTATCGGTAAACAATACAACAACTACTCCGACGGTGGTCTGCGTATTCCTTTCCTGTATGATATCACCAACAGCGTAAACGCGCCGGTCGTGAAAAATGATCCGCTGCTCCGCAAACGTATCAACTCACTGTTCTTCGCAGCCAGCCTGGCTTACAATAATGAACTGTTCCTGGACGTGACCGGCCGTAACGACTGGTCTTCTGCACTGACTTATCCTGCAGGCAGCAAAGGAAATACTACCAACTCTTACTTCTATCCTTCCGTAAGTGCTGCATGGGAATTCACCCAGACACTGAAAGAAGAAATGCCTTCCTGGATCAGCTATGGTAAACTGCGCGCCTCTTACGCGATGGTGGGCGGTGACCTCGATCCTTATCAGATCAACACCGGCTATTATACCACCGGCCTGTTCCAGGGTGCTTCCTCCGGTAAAAACCTGCCGCTGGTAAACATCTTCAACTCAGACATCCTGCCGAATATGGCCCTGAAACCTTCCATCTCCAAAAGCTGGGAACTCGGTGCCAATGTTCGCTTCTTCAACAACCGTCTGGGCTTTGACTTCGCCTGGTACCGCACCAACATCACCAACCAGATCATCAATCTGCCTACGCCGATTGAATCCGGTGTTACCTCACGTTATATCAACGCCGGTAGCATGATCAACAGAGGTATTGAGCTGTCCATCAACGGTACGCCTATCCAGAACAAGAACTTTACCTGGGACGTAACCTTGAATGGTAGCCGCAACAAAAACAAAATCGTGAGCCTTACTCCGGGTGTAGATCAACTGCAACTGAACGAAGACCAGGGCGTGAAAGCCATCGCTTCTGTAGGCGGTAGCTACGGTAACCTGGTAACAGACTACGGTTATACCCGCGATGCCAACGGTAAACCAATCATCACGCTGGGTGGCAGCGATTTCCCTTACAAATTTGTACGTGGTAACGCAGTCGTAGGTAACATTATGCCTGACTTCAACCTGGGCTTGCAGAACAACTTCACTTACAAAAACTGGAGCCTCGGTGTATTGATTCAGGCACGTATCGGTGGTGACTTCTTCTCTGCTTCCCACCAGTATGGTACCGGCCGTGGTACTACTGCCAACACTATGCAGGGTCGTGACACCGAACATGGTGGTATCACCTTCACAGATGCTTCAGGCGTAAAACGCAACGACGGTATGATCCCGGACGCGGTGTTCCAGAAAGGGACCACTATCTCCAAAGATGGACAGAACGTGGTGCTCGATGGTATGACTTACCAACAGGCATATGAAAAAGGTTATGTAACGCCGCTGACACCATTCCAATACTATGGCATGATCGGTGACTGGGGTATCGGTATCCGCGAAGCTTCCGTATTCGACGCTTCTTATGTAGCGCTGCGTGAAGTATCCCTCGGTTACTCCCTGCCTACCGAAATGGTACAACGCTGGAGACTGAACAGTCTGCGCGTATCCCTGGTGGGCCGTAACCTCGGTTACCTGTTCAACAACCTGCCGGACCACATCAACCCGGAAGCAGTACGTAACAACAAAACTTCTGCCTTCTCCGAGTACGGCGCTGTTCCATTTGTTCGTAACATGGGCCTGACTGTACAGGTAGGATTCTAA
- a CDS encoding SusD/RagB family nutrient-binding outer membrane lipoprotein: MVKSIYTRGTVVLLLWLSLISCTKNFEKINTDPTAAPVVAPGILLTRGLLFVSGGEFEAWRANLIYCGPMIQHLSSTSLTYVGDKYLYNDGYSGAAFNSFYPNGVKILTTLIEQTKTDPSQANFTAMARIARVIMLQRLTDLYGNVPYTAAGKGFIDQNFTPAYDPQDAIYAGFAAELQDAATQLDATKTTPGSSDISGYAGSPAQWKKLAYSLLLRVGLRLSKKADPSLGKAWVQKALAGGVFTANTDAFYIQHAAGDYDNPNSHVIGVYPGSRAETGKDNQSIKLSKFFVDLLKTKADPRLRIISELPKADSTPGGSDDPALQKGLPSGFDNTSDPVFGIGSTGDANLAHYSQPKQVIAQPTSPDIFITYSEVQLMLAEAAARGWIAGDPVTFFTTGVKSGIWQWTLYSSSIVYDDAAATTYATAQAAALAGPLAAQLEAINTQYYITTFLNEYEAYANWRRSGFPVLKPVNYKNNETNGQIPRRLRYPRNDYDVNRANVEAANAAQGPDVFMTPVWWDKP, translated from the coding sequence ATGGTTAAGTCAATATACACACGTGGAACAGTAGTACTGCTGTTATGGCTGTCGCTGATATCCTGCACTAAAAATTTTGAAAAGATCAATACCGACCCCACTGCCGCTCCTGTAGTGGCGCCGGGCATTCTGCTGACAAGGGGACTGCTGTTCGTTTCCGGTGGAGAGTTTGAAGCATGGCGTGCCAATCTGATTTATTGCGGCCCCATGATTCAGCACCTGTCTTCCACCAGTCTCACCTACGTGGGGGATAAGTACCTGTACAACGACGGCTACAGTGGGGCGGCGTTTAACTCTTTTTATCCGAACGGCGTAAAAATACTGACCACGCTGATAGAGCAAACGAAGACCGATCCTTCGCAGGCCAATTTTACTGCCATGGCCAGGATTGCCCGGGTGATCATGCTGCAGCGGCTTACGGACCTATATGGTAACGTGCCCTATACCGCTGCCGGCAAAGGCTTTATAGATCAGAACTTCACCCCCGCCTATGATCCGCAGGACGCTATATATGCCGGCTTTGCCGCCGAGTTGCAGGATGCGGCCACCCAGCTGGATGCCACCAAGACCACGCCCGGCAGTTCGGATATTTCCGGATACGCCGGCTCTCCCGCGCAGTGGAAAAAGCTGGCTTATTCCCTGTTGCTGCGCGTGGGATTGCGGCTTTCCAAAAAGGCAGACCCCTCGCTTGGTAAGGCCTGGGTACAGAAAGCATTGGCTGGTGGCGTGTTTACTGCCAATACGGATGCTTTTTATATCCAGCATGCTGCCGGAGACTATGATAATCCCAACAGTCACGTTATCGGGGTGTATCCCGGCAGCAGGGCGGAAACAGGGAAAGACAACCAGAGCATCAAACTGTCGAAGTTTTTTGTGGACCTGCTGAAAACAAAGGCAGACCCGCGTTTACGGATCATTTCCGAACTGCCTAAGGCTGATTCCACTCCCGGCGGGTCTGATGATCCTGCCTTGCAGAAGGGGCTTCCCAGCGGATTTGATAACACCTCGGACCCGGTGTTTGGCATCGGGTCTACCGGAGATGCCAACCTGGCGCATTATTCACAGCCCAAGCAGGTCATAGCGCAGCCCACTTCCCCCGATATTTTCATTACTTATTCGGAAGTGCAGCTGATGCTGGCGGAAGCTGCCGCCCGTGGCTGGATTGCCGGCGATCCGGTGACATTCTTTACCACAGGGGTAAAGTCGGGCATATGGCAGTGGACCCTGTATTCTTCTTCCATTGTGTATGACGACGCCGCTGCAACCACATATGCCACCGCCCAGGCAGCGGCGCTGGCAGGGCCATTGGCGGCTCAACTGGAAGCGATCAATACACAATATTATATTACTACTTTCCTGAATGAGTATGAAGCGTATGCCAATTGGCGCCGCAGCGGCTTCCCGGTGCTGAAGCCGGTGAACTATAAAAACAACGAGACCAATGGCCAGATACCCCGCCGGCTGCGTTATCCAAGGAATGATTATGATGTGAACAGGGCCAATGTGGAAGCGGCCAACGCAGCCCAGGGCCCGGACGTGTTTATGACGCCTGTATGGTGGGACAAGCCCTGA
- a CDS encoding SusC/RagA family TonB-linked outer membrane protein, with protein sequence MIRNFTHVLLFVLLLLTTPVVWAQQAITGKVTDNTGQPLSGVNILVKGTSKGTVTNADGNFSLSVPPGSTLVFRYLGYLPQEVPVGNESQLTITLKTDEKSLGEVVVTALGIKKEKKALGYSVSEVKGEELTQARSTNIANSLSGKVAGLNVTSTATGPAGSSRIILRGNTSIDKNRNNQPLIVVDGIPINNDNLGAATEYGGTDAGDGISSINPDDIATISVLKGGTAAALYGSRASNGVILITTKGGASRKGVGVEFSSNIVIDRPIVESLDWQYDYGMGLNGLKPQTVGEARAAGLFSWGAPLDGSSVIQYDGVSRPYSAVKNNFKKFYRSGYTFTNSVAASGGNDKVTWRFGATDMKNEATLPNSGIRRDNLSLNISAWLGKKLHLNVYAKYIRERTTNRPRVSDSPGNANYSLYLLPTSLAVQTLKDSKLSPDGNEYRWNDNVFVTNPWFAAYDFEQADKKDRFINAAELRYDILDWLYVKGRIGADMFYRDNKAVTPNGTAYIPGGQINDQARQNFYELNADVMVGVEKGFAEKWRISGFIGANVMHNKNDKLFLTGNTFNIPYFYDQSNLQTKTVTNDIFEKKINSVYGSAELSYKSYLYLTLTGRNDWFSTLPLNSNSIFYPSAGLSFVLSDAFTMPKWINYAKLRTSWAQVGGDTDPYRLRLAYQVQNPLVLGTSSLPVADIKKAQDGSYSVPNANLKPYVNTSFEAGFEARFFDNRLSVDFSWYTRKTKDDIVQTTISNASGYNTAFINVGKVSNKGVELMITGTPVRSKNFTWDITPNFAYNKSEVIQLDGKLNALKVADVRTFNVTIQQVPGQPFGVIQGFSFQRDAQGNILFNAAGKPLQGPLTLFGTGVAPYTLGVTNTFTYKAFSLGVLIDSRWGNKLYSGTNDYAYYYGLQKATLSGRSGGVTIKAQDPNDPSKYVDKVVDAQDYYQNIAFNIAEPFIYSGAFVKLRQVILTYSLPSAILNKTPFTGASLSFVARNLWIIYKDVPNVDPESTYGNGAGQGAELLGYPQSRSYGLNLNVKF encoded by the coding sequence ATGATCAGGAACTTTACTCATGTGCTGTTGTTCGTGTTATTGTTGTTGACTACCCCCGTGGTATGGGCACAACAGGCCATTACCGGCAAGGTGACGGACAATACCGGTCAACCCCTTTCCGGTGTTAATATCCTCGTGAAAGGCACCTCCAAAGGCACCGTTACCAACGCGGACGGAAACTTTTCCCTCTCTGTTCCGCCAGGCAGCACCCTCGTCTTCCGCTATCTTGGCTATCTGCCGCAGGAAGTGCCGGTCGGTAACGAGTCCCAGCTGACGATTACCCTCAAAACAGATGAAAAAAGCCTCGGTGAAGTGGTGGTGACGGCACTCGGTATCAAAAAGGAAAAAAAGGCGCTGGGCTACTCGGTGTCGGAAGTGAAAGGGGAGGAGCTTACACAGGCGCGCAGCACCAATATCGCTAACTCCCTCTCCGGTAAAGTGGCCGGCCTCAACGTCACTTCCACGGCCACCGGCCCCGCAGGTTCCAGCCGCATCATCCTCCGCGGAAATACCTCCATCGACAAAAACAGGAACAACCAGCCACTCATCGTGGTAGATGGGATTCCTATCAATAATGACAACCTGGGTGCTGCCACGGAATACGGCGGCACAGATGCCGGCGATGGCATCTCCAGTATCAACCCCGATGACATTGCGACCATCTCAGTGCTGAAAGGCGGTACAGCAGCGGCGTTGTACGGATCCCGCGCTTCCAACGGCGTTATCCTCATTACCACCAAAGGCGGCGCCAGCCGTAAGGGCGTGGGGGTGGAATTCAGCAGTAATATTGTTATTGACCGCCCCATTGTGGAAAGCCTCGACTGGCAGTATGATTACGGCATGGGCCTCAATGGCCTGAAACCACAGACTGTCGGTGAAGCCCGCGCCGCCGGTCTGTTCAGCTGGGGCGCCCCGCTCGACGGCTCCTCTGTTATCCAGTACGATGGTGTCAGCAGGCCCTATAGCGCGGTGAAGAACAATTTCAAAAAATTCTATCGCAGTGGTTACACGTTCACCAACTCCGTAGCTGCCAGCGGCGGAAACGACAAGGTGACCTGGCGCTTCGGAGCTACGGACATGAAAAACGAAGCCACGCTCCCCAATTCAGGCATCCGGCGTGATAACCTCTCGCTGAACATTTCCGCCTGGCTTGGTAAAAAGCTTCACCTCAACGTGTATGCTAAATATATCCGCGAGCGGACAACCAACAGGCCACGCGTGTCTGACTCCCCAGGCAACGCCAACTACTCGCTTTACCTGCTGCCCACGTCCCTGGCCGTGCAAACACTGAAGGACAGTAAGCTCTCCCCCGATGGCAATGAATACCGGTGGAACGATAACGTATTTGTCACTAATCCCTGGTTCGCGGCATACGATTTTGAACAGGCAGATAAAAAAGACCGCTTTATCAATGCCGCCGAGCTACGCTACGATATCTTGGACTGGCTTTATGTCAAAGGTCGTATTGGCGCCGATATGTTCTACCGCGACAATAAGGCGGTGACACCTAACGGTACCGCCTATATTCCCGGCGGCCAGATCAATGACCAGGCCCGCCAGAACTTCTACGAGCTGAATGCGGACGTAATGGTGGGCGTGGAGAAAGGATTCGCGGAGAAATGGCGCATATCCGGCTTTATAGGCGCTAACGTGATGCACAATAAAAACGATAAATTGTTCCTCACCGGAAACACCTTTAATATTCCCTACTTCTACGATCAAAGCAACCTGCAAACAAAAACCGTTACCAACGATATCTTCGAGAAAAAGATCAACTCTGTGTACGGGTCCGCTGAATTGTCGTACAAGAGTTATCTGTACCTCACGCTCACTGGCCGTAACGACTGGTTTTCCACACTGCCGCTTAACAGCAACAGTATCTTCTACCCGTCAGCTGGTCTCAGCTTTGTGTTGTCCGATGCTTTTACCATGCCCAAATGGATCAATTACGCCAAATTGCGTACTTCCTGGGCGCAGGTGGGCGGTGATACCGATCCTTACCGCCTGAGGCTCGCCTACCAGGTGCAAAACCCGCTGGTGCTGGGCACTAGCAGTCTCCCCGTGGCAGACATCAAAAAAGCGCAGGACGGCAGCTATTCGGTACCCAACGCTAACCTGAAACCGTACGTCAATACCAGCTTTGAAGCCGGCTTCGAAGCCCGCTTCTTCGATAACCGGTTGTCAGTGGATTTCTCCTGGTATACCCGCAAAACCAAAGACGATATCGTACAGACCACTATATCCAATGCTTCCGGGTATAATACCGCCTTTATCAATGTGGGTAAAGTAAGTAACAAAGGCGTAGAGCTGATGATAACAGGAACGCCTGTACGTAGTAAGAATTTTACCTGGGATATCACCCCCAATTTTGCATACAACAAAAGCGAAGTGATTCAGCTGGACGGTAAACTGAATGCCCTGAAAGTAGCCGACGTACGTACTTTCAACGTCACCATTCAGCAGGTGCCGGGCCAGCCGTTTGGCGTGATACAGGGATTCAGCTTCCAGCGTGACGCACAGGGAAATATTCTGTTCAACGCTGCCGGCAAGCCGCTGCAAGGCCCGCTTACCCTCTTCGGTACAGGCGTGGCGCCCTATACGCTCGGCGTTACTAACACCTTTACCTATAAGGCGTTTTCGCTGGGTGTCCTGATAGATTCCCGTTGGGGCAATAAACTATACTCCGGCACCAACGACTACGCGTATTATTATGGTTTACAGAAAGCCACGCTTAGCGGACGTTCCGGAGGTGTTACCATCAAAGCCCAGGACCCGAACGATCCCTCAAAATATGTGGACAAGGTCGTAGATGCGCAGGATTATTACCAGAACATTGCATTCAACATCGCAGAGCCGTTTATTTACAGTGGCGCTTTCGTGAAGCTGCGCCAGGTGATACTGACTTACAGCCTGCCTTCCGCTATCCTGAACAAAACACCGTTCACCGGCGCTTCACTGTCATTTGTGGCCAGAAACCTCTGGATCATCTATAAGGACGTACCCAATGTGGACCCGGAATCCACCTACGGCAACGGTGCCGGACAGGGCGCTGAACTGCTGGGTTATCCACAGTCCAGAAGCTACGGGTTGAACCTGAATGTAAAATTCTAA